Below is a genomic region from Onychostoma macrolepis isolate SWU-2019 chromosome 15, ASM1243209v1, whole genome shotgun sequence.
ATTTCAGACGCAGTTGAACTCTGTGCTAGAACGTAATGCAAAGCAAGCTGTGGAGAAAATATGCCAGCTTTTCTCTGCACTTCTGCACAAAGAAATGATTCCAAGTGCACGTGATGATATGAAAACAAGACTGAAGCAAGCTGAGAAACAGCACAAGACTGTACAAGGAGAGACTAATCTAACTGACAGTGGTCTTCAAAGAAGTCAGTCCACTGACCTCACTCTAGGTGAGAATCAATGCTTATACTTCATCCACACCACTGTGCTTCTCTTCAAGATTTATGATCTGCTGTGTCATTGCAGTCTCTGCGGAGAAAATCGCCATTGTTGTGAGCTGGGGACAGAAGGAGATCATAGACACTGACCATGTGAAAACAGTAAGTCATTCATACATAATAGAGTGCAACCGTTCGGTTCTGAAAgtaaaaatctcttttttgcCATGTCTAATTGATGAAGAACTTACCCAAATGCCCAAATTCTAAAGAGCAGTCAGAAAATCATTCTCACTACACTctgaaattattgaaatattcattataaattagtgctgtcaaacgattaatcgcatacaaaataaaagtttttgttttgcttaatatatatgtgttctgtgtatatttgctatgcatatataaatacacatacatacagtatatattttgaaaatatttacttgtatttacatgtctatatttatattcatataatttacattataaataaatatatttaatatataaacataacatatttttctgaaatatatacatgcatgtgtgtgtatttatatatgcatgataaatatacacagcacacatacatatattatgtaaacaaaaacttttattttggatgcagttaatcacgattaattgtttgacagcactaatataaatatttgaatattttgcagttatgttcaaataaatagatttattCTTGTAATTTGTGACTATGAGGCAGTAGTTTTATATTGTAACACCATTTATCATTATTTGGTTACAATTTACAAAGATGCATCAATTACACTCAAAGTTTATAATGTCTAATTCATCTCAGAGATTGTTGGTTTGGTTCAAAGTCATAAACactttattgaaaaaaaaaaaaaaatccttcaggAGAAGATTTATCAAGAattatcagtttccacaaaaatattaagcacaactgtttttttgtttttttacattaccaaagtaccaaatcagcatattagaattaattCTGAAGGAACATGTGACACTAAGTAATGCCTAGTAGTGAAAATTCACCTTTGccattaaaggaataaataatttcataatatattcaaacaaaaaaagtgtaataatatttcaaaatattacaaaacattttattaacccCAAACATTTCAACTTCAGCATATACCGCAATAATACATTCCTAAATTGttctctttttctgttttgaaaAGTCCACTAAAACACAGAAGACGGCAATCATTAGGGCAGAAAAGTCAGCGGATTCTTCGGAAAACAGCAACCATCCTGAGTTTGTGGTGTTGCAGGACAGTGATGCTGAGGACACCAGCTGCTCGAGACTGCAAAATACtaaaaactcctctgtgactcAGGATGATGCAAAAGCATCTAGAAGTTTGAGTGTGTCAAAAAGCAGAGGTGTGCGGGTGAGCCGTCAGAAGAAAGGTAAAACACTCAGCTGTAAACAATGTAGAAGGAAATTTGACTCGGTTGTTCTGTTGAGAGCTCATCAGGTCGTTCATGTGGCGGCAGAGAAACCCTTTAGCTGCTCGCAGTGTGGTCGGCGTTTTGGAAGTAGAGGCAGTTTAGATGTACACTACCAGCTTCATACTGACAAGAGCCCTTATGTTTGCAATCAGTGCGGCAAGACCTTCACCGAACACAAACAGCTGAAGGGTCACCAGAGGATTCATAACGAAGACAAGACTTTTACATGTCAAGTTTGTGGGAAGTCTTTTCATCAAGCGTACTGTCTCAGGAAGCATCTGGTCGTGCATTCGGGAGAGAAGCTGCATAAATGTGACGTATGTGAGAAGAGCTTCAACTTTCGTAACAACCTACTTCGCCACAAGAGAATCCATACTGGCGAGAAGCCATTCACCTGCCAGACATGCGGGCGAAGTTTCAACCAGCTCGATTCGCTGAAGGCACACCATCTAACTCACACCGGCGAGAAACCACACAAATGCAAAATGTGCAATCAGGGCTTTGTCCAGAAGTTTCTGCTTCGGCTGCATGAGGGAAAGTACGCAGAACAAAATGGACACCACTGTTGTGTATGCGGGATAGTCTTGGGTTGCTTAAACACCCTAAAAATGCATCTGCCGATTCATGAGGGACAGTTGCCGGTCAATTGTACAGTGTGCAACGAGACCCTCAGCTCCATCAACACCTTGAAATCTCACCAGCACAAACACACTGCGACTAACAAACACAGCTGTTGTTTGTGTGGAAAGTCCTTTCAGAGTGTGGCCGGTGTGAAAACTCATGAAAGGGTTCATACGGGAGAAAAGCCCTTTATCTGTTCGGTGTGCGGGAAGACATTTCGGCAGCAGAACTGCCTTAAGGCTCACCAGACCTCACATAGCGGTGAAAAACCTTTTAGTTGTGACGCATGCGGGAAAAGTTTTTCCACCTTGGGAAATCTCCGTCGACATCAGCGCATACACACCGGAGAAAAGCCGTTCAAATGCGCCGAATGTGGGCGGGAATTTAACCAGTCGAATTCACTCAAAGCTCACATGCATATTCATACGGGAGAGAAGCAGTATGTGTGTGAcaagtgtgggaagagttttgcTTATCTCAGAAATCTGAGGTGCCATAAATGTGTATAAATTTCAAGGGATCGTTCAcctgaaaaagaaaattctgtcactcTTGATATGGTAATGCAAACCCCTTTGGAGTGTACTGACTTTTattgtacactctcagaaataaaggtacaaaagctgtcactggggcggtaccttttcaaaaggtacacttttgtacctattaggttcaaatatgtacactttaagtactaacaTGTACCTTTAAgataccaaaatggaccctttaggtccaaacatgtacctttgaaaaggtaccaccccagtgacagcatttgtacctttatttctgagagtgtattgacaaagacatttctaaaaaaatatcttcttttgtgttccaacaaaaagtgtgtaaatgagtaaatgatggcagaattcaaGTTACTAATTTAAGTTACACCGTTGAACTGTTCCAAATAGACCAGACAGGGTTACGTGTGTCTTAATTTCCATATGCTGATTTCTTTATTTagatataaatatttcattataaaaagATCCTTTAAAAAAGTCTGTTTAGTGTACAGTTGATCTTTAAATTTATGTTAAATAATCTGTAAATACTTTGACAAAAGTCAACATATTATCTAGTGATCTAGTCTTTTAATGTCTATTTAAAtggtttgtcttttttcttttgttaccTTGTAGGGCTGTCTTTTTAAAATGGGaaattagttgttgttttttttactgcacacaaaaagcaaaatgaaaaagaactttAATAAGATTGTGGATTGTGATCTTGTTTTGATCAAATCAGAACATCCAATTATCAACAAAATGTTTCTTCTTAGggatttttttcagttcacaagctatccctttaagattgaggacaatcttaaagggataggttacccaaatatgaaaattctgtcttcatttgCTCACTCTCCTGATGTCCCAGATGTGTatgacttatttttttttctgtggaacacaaacagCTTTTTCGAAAAAATAATCCATCTCTGTCAGTCCATGTAATATAAGTGTATGTTGACATTTCAAATATCACACAAAATGAACATGACAGTAATccattaaaataatgtcttataaGACAAAACCATAAgtttgtgtgagaaaaataCTATAAGCCATCACTTCCAGCCAATTGTCATATTCGCATTCATGAGTTCACCTAAAAGTTAGCATGTTGTGAACCTCTTGCGAGAAGTCACGGTCCTCTGCTTCCACATTGTTTCTCGTGTGAGCTTTCGTCATTTTGAGTGGAGTATCCCGAACTGTGAGCAACATGCATATAATgctatattttgattaaagggataatgataatatatatatatatatatatatatatatacacatatacatatacacacacacacacacacacagacatgcatatatatttatatatatatatatatatataagcctACATTATTTGTCTAGGTTCTAGTTGGTTACATGGTCTGTAATAGTACTGTGTTGATTTGACCCCATTTGTTTTGAATTTACATACTTATATTAATCAAGGCAATACTGTATTACTAATACTGAGCTGGTCCCACAACAGTCAAAACAATATTTGTAGTGGATAGTAGACTTTGTCTACATTCATTTCCTAGACGTTTAATTATTCCACTCTATTTTATACTAATAAGCTGATGATACACAGGGCAACTTTGGTTAATATTGCCGTCAACGGGCAACCAGGTGAAATACAGGGCCCACGACCGTTCTAAagtatccagatagaaatttgttacccattctcagtgggaaagtgcccaagcaacattgctAAAATAAAAGTTGCCTGGCAAAATTGCTTAAAAATTTGCCCTGTGGATCATCAGCCTTAGTTTCCACATTAATGGAAATTCTTCAACTTTAGAGACAACAAAAACTAGTGAAATATCATTTAGATAGATGTTTCAAGGCATTTCCTCTTCTTCCACTATTCATCTTCCAGTAAAGCCAACCTATACATAAGTAGCatgattacttttaaaaagtaaatttgaatgaatattctttttgtcattttctagTCATTATTGACAAGCTAGGCCAATAAAATGAAGAAGCACACAGAAAATGTGATTAAGCCTAGTTTTGCagaaaattaaccacaatttgCGTCCGGACGTACATCCTTGTTTAGAGACATACATAAAATTCTTAGAAACACTCAGATGAGTGAATGTAAGTGACTCTTCTCTTGGTTCTGAAATGAGTAAGCGGAAATTACCTCTTGCAGCATCAGCATGTGGCCTTTTCAAAATGCATAATCCTGTCACACAAGTAAAGAGGCTGTAAGTTTTTGGCAAAGCAGTTTATTTTATGGAAAATATTAAATCTCAGATAAATCATATTTCATTGCTCCTCTGATGCCAACAGTTGCATGCATTTCAGAGGTCAAAAGCATAAATCATTTGCACACAAGAAGTGGTGGTTTCAACACTTTACCCACACAGATCTCAGAGTTTAGCACAGCACAGGTAGATAGATCTCAAAAGATAAGAAAACCCAGAGAGAAAGCAAGGAGAACCATTAATTTCTCTGTGTTAAAAGAGATACATGCAGAACTTGCACAATGCTGTGATAATGAATAGGGGAAACGAGCTGGATAGGAAAGATATTGACCAGAGGAGCACATGGGTGTAGGTTTTACTAAGTGAGTATTATTGTTAAACCACTGACTTAGATAGAGAATGAACACACAAGAGCAATCCCATGGATTCCCATTAAGATAGATACGCACTAGATTTGCTAAAGGCATCAGAGTCCCTTTGTCCATATAGCGCAGTTGATTAAATGTTATATCAAGTTCGCGTAACATCACTAAGCCTTCAAACTGTGTTGGATGAATGTGCTGGATCTGGTTTTTGTCCAAATGGAGCTCTTCCAATCTGGATAGAGCAGAAAACACTTTGGTGGGCAAATGTGTGAGCTGGTTGTTTTCCAGGTGGAGCCTTCTGAGATGTATCAAAGATGTGAAGATGTCATCTGGAAGTTTATCGAGAGCATTGAATCTCAGATCCAGCTCTTTCAATGCGGACAGATCTTTGAAGGCATCAGAAGAGATGGAACGCAATTTATTGTTGGACAAATCCAGGAACCTCAGGTTTGTAAGATCTGTGAAAAATCCAATAGGGATGGTTTCTATCTGGTTTTCATTGAGCCATAACTCCCGTAAATTACTAAGACTAGTCAGTAGATCTGCAAAGGGTCTTGTCAGGTTGTTGTTGCTGAGTTTCAGACACTGAAGTTTGACTAAGTGTTTAAAGGACAATTTTGGAATGTAACGGATATGATTTTTCTCCAGGTTAAGGTCCCTCAGATGATGTGTCCTTTTGAAGAGGTGCATGGGAATCTTCACAAGGTCATTGTAGGAAAGATCGAGATGCTTAAGCTTCCTCAGCTGCATAAATGTGTGTGAATGGAGCTCCGAAATGTGATTGTTGTTCAGTTGTAGATCATGCAAAGCTGAAAGTGGGTGAAAGAGGTCCGGTggaattacaataatattattgctGTCCAGCTGAAGCTCTATTACCCTACTTAAGTTATTGAACAAGCCGTTCGGAAGCAACATCAGATCGCTATGATACAAATTAAGGCTCTCAAGCTTTCCCAAGTCTTGAAACACATGTGACGGTAGCATCTGCAACTGGTTGAAACTTAGATCTAATGCGCCCAGCTGGGAAAGACCTCTGAGCGAACCGTCGGACATGGAAGCAAGACCATTATGACTCAAATCCAAATGCTTCAGCATGGGAATCTCAGAGAAAATGTCATCAGGAATTGAAGCTATGTTATTTTTTTGAAGATAGAGGCTAGTAAGGTTCAGAGTGTCCTGAAGGACACTGGTAGGTACGGCGACTAGTCCATTTCGACTAAGATCAAGGTGATTTAGCCCTATGGCACCCTTAAAACTCCCATTACCTACACTTTTTAGGTTGTTCATTGACAGATAAAGTTGATCTAGATGTGTGCAGTTCTCAAACACACCTACCTCGACCATCTCAATCATGTTATTTCTCAGTTGGAGGTCCTTAAGGGCAGAAGCTCCGTCCAGGACCCCGTAGGATAAACTTAATATCTTGTTCATATTCAGATTAAGGATCTGAAGCTTGGTCAGACCATAAAGGAACTTCTGAGGCAGTATTACAATGTAGTTGTCACTGAGATCCAACATTTTGAGGTTCAACAGCCCCTGAAACTGTCTTGGTGTTAATGTGCTCAGTCCATTTCCACTCAGAAATAGCTTTGTAAGATTGCTCATGTTCTGCCAGTTGGTATTGAGTGACAAGTTGAAGATATTCTTGGTGAGATCGAGAATCGACAATCCTTCCAAACCTTCATCTGGGAGAGCTTGAATCATATTATGTGTAGCATATAATTGCTTGGTACTCTGAGGCAGATGAGGGAGCTCCAGAAGTCTCTGGTCCGAACAAATTAGGATGTCATGATCTTCACATTTGCAGGGTTTCGGACAGGCGTCAACCACTGCGATGAGAGCCAAAACCATTGACAAAATCCACAACATTTTGATGTGATCCGCAGGAATCTAGAAACCTGGAAGTTAGATTGTGACACAATGTGAAACCGGGCATATGTGTATATTCAAATATTCtcactttcattttaaacaacTAACAAAGAGTGCGAGACAGAATGAAAGCAAGCTTTTTTAGCTTCTGGCTAAAGATCCATTCTCAGCAACCATCTTTgctattttttcattaatattagaaATTATTAATCATGCAGcatataaaaatcaaataatgtgcctatatgtttatatacacacaatttATGAATCAGCTACCTTGATATTTCATATCTCTTTGAAATGACTCTTAAAGTGTGTCGACAGGCTTACCTGCGCAAAGATCCAGCCTGCAAAACGGAGTGCTTGTAAAAGTCAAATGTCCTGAATCACAatagaataacaaaaaaaaaaaaaaaatgacctgTCAGCAGAACATCTGAGCTTAATCTGTGATGTCACATGCGATGtgttcttgaaaaaaaaaaatcatcttaacCACAACTGAAATCTCACCACAGCTTGGGTGAACTCAACAAACACGTTACataacaaaacaatacaaacaggTGAATGGAACCTGTGAATGACAATTACTGCTAaagtttttaatgaaatacatacataaatatattgatattgaaatagcatacatatacagtaaaaacagtggtGCTCTAGATTCTCAGCTCACTAACAAGCTTTTCctctaaaaataaagcattcagCATTCAGGGGTGGTGGAGTCCTGTTTACAAGCAGATGTAGTCCTTTTTTAGTCAGTTTCTCTGTTTTTTATACTTGCCTTAAATTATGTGAAAGCTCTTTATTCACAGTCTGACAAAATAGGGAAATAAATTAATCCACTGCCCTTTATTAACCAATAGATGGCGCAATTGAGATGAACGATGGCTTTTCTTTGCTCATTCAAAAGCAAATTACTGACATTGTCAGAAATGGACAGTCACCAGATATAGTGGGAAGTGGTTTTGCTAATGTACAGCATAGTCCAACAAGTCAGTTCAACTCAGCCGTCACGCAGTTGGTTGATGTTTATCAGTTATCCAGAAAATAGTAAGTTCTGGGCTGTTGAGGGATTGGTGGGGGTTTTGTTTGGAGATAGCCTATAtgtcactcctgaaactttGCTGCATGTCCAGGGTACTGTAAGCAGCACTAAAatcaaaacttttattcaaattctgaatggattatGTAGCCTAATGTGAGCAAATAGTGCTTCCATACAGTATATTCACTAAAAAACTGTCACTCTTCACTTTATCGCAGTCTCAAAATGTTCCGTTATCAGTAAAGctcttatttacttatttgacTTACTTATTACTTATCATGTCTACACTTTGTTACAATGAGAGGATTCGCGAGTGTGCAAGAAAAGAATTATGACTAACTTCGTCAATGAAATGGCCAATCACAGATGTTCAAGAAGTCAACAGATAACTGTGGTTGGCTATCATTGCTCAATGCTACAAAAACAGGTTgtaaatagaaacttttgatgCTTTGCACAGTGCAAACACAAATACGCACTGGACCCTTTACATGTGGCGTTAGAGTGTGAAATCAGTGTCAACTG
It encodes:
- the si:dkey-182i3.10 gene encoding gastrula zinc finger protein XlCGF57.1, with the translated sequence MISVTKIRNRRIMSLLESEVVSVLETLVMTTVNEMAKVMDSSGIPPQTTADKSVTLDFTTQLNSVLERNAKQAVEKICQLFSALLHKEMIPSARDDMKTRLKQAEKQHKTVQGETNLTDSGLQRSQSTDLTLVSAEKIAIVVSWGQKEIIDTDHVKTSTKTQKTAIIRAEKSADSSENSNHPEFVVLQDSDAEDTSCSRLQNTKNSSVTQDDAKASRSLSVSKSRGVRVSRQKKGKTLSCKQCRRKFDSVVLLRAHQVVHVAAEKPFSCSQCGRRFGSRGSLDVHYQLHTDKSPYVCNQCGKTFTEHKQLKGHQRIHNEDKTFTCQVCGKSFHQAYCLRKHLVVHSGEKLHKCDVCEKSFNFRNNLLRHKRIHTGEKPFTCQTCGRSFNQLDSLKAHHLTHTGEKPHKCKMCNQGFVQKFLLRLHEGKYAEQNGHHCCVCGIVLGCLNTLKMHLPIHEGQLPVNCTVCNETLSSINTLKSHQHKHTATNKHSCCLCGKSFQSVAGVKTHERVHTGEKPFICSVCGKTFRQQNCLKAHQTSHSGEKPFSCDACGKSFSTLGNLRRHQRIHTGEKPFKCAECGREFNQSNSLKAHMHIHTGEKQYVCDKCGKSFAYLRNLRCHKCV
- the si:dkey-182i3.11 gene encoding leucine-rich repeat-containing protein 15, whose amino-acid sequence is MLWILSMVLALIAVVDACPKPCKCEDHDILICSDQRLLELPHLPQSTKQLYATHNMIQALPDEGLEGLSILDLTKNIFNLSLNTNWQNMSNLTKLFLSGNGLSTLTPRQFQGLLNLKMLDLSDNYIVILPQKFLYGLTKLQILNLNMNKILSLSYGVLDGASALKDLQLRNNMIEMVEVGVFENCTHLDQLYLSMNNLKSVGNGSFKGAIGLNHLDLSRNGLVAVPTSVLQDTLNLTSLYLQKNNIASIPDDIFSEIPMLKHLDLSHNGLASMSDGSLRGLSQLGALDLSFNQLQMLPSHVFQDLGKLESLNLYHSDLMLLPNGLFNNLSRVIELQLDSNNIIVIPPDLFHPLSALHDLQLNNNHISELHSHTFMQLRKLKHLDLSYNDLVKIPMHLFKRTHHLRDLNLEKNHIRYIPKLSFKHLVKLQCLKLSNNNLTRPFADLLTSLSNLRELWLNENQIETIPIGFFTDLTNLRFLDLSNNKLRSISSDAFKDLSALKELDLRFNALDKLPDDIFTSLIHLRRLHLENNQLTHLPTKVFSALSRLEELHLDKNQIQHIHPTQFEGLVMLRELDITFNQLRYMDKGTLMPLANLVRIYLNGNPWDCSCVFILYLSQWFNNNTHLVKPTPMCSSGQYLSYPARFPYSLSQHCASSACISFNTEKLMVLLAFSLGFLIF